In Gossypium raimondii isolate GPD5lz chromosome 12, ASM2569854v1, whole genome shotgun sequence, a single window of DNA contains:
- the LOC105764416 gene encoding MYB-like transcription factor ETC1 isoform X1, with amino-acid sequence MADMDGSSVDSKEESTGDSKLDFSEDEETLIIRMFNLVGERWSLIAGRIPGRTAEEIQKYWASRFSYNNPMPNPS; translated from the exons ATGGCTGACATGGATGGTTCTTCTGTTGATTCTAAAG AGGAATCCACTGGAGATTCCAAGCTTGACTTCTCAGAAGATGAGGAAACCCTTATTATTAGAATGTTCAATTTGGTTGGAGAAAG GTGGTCTTTGATAGCAGGGAGAATCCCTGGAAGAACAGCTGAGGAGATTCAGAAGTATTGGGCTTCAAGATTCTCTTACAATAATC
- the LOC105764416 gene encoding uncharacterized protein LOC105764416 isoform X2 → MQTPTVPTDKYRNSTTYQRPPLSTTTILPPLNQPCRLLLLLQFPRLKQQLLCLKLLFMADMDGSSVDSKAVLLQRNPLEIPSLTSQKMRKPLLLECSIWLEKGGL, encoded by the exons ATGCAGACACCAACCGTCCCAACGGATAAGTACAGAAATTCAACCACCTATCAACGCCCCCCTTTGTCAACAACTACCATTCTTCCCCCTCTCAACCAACCATGTCGCCTATTACTACTCCTTCAATTTCCACGCTTAAAACAACAACTACTCTGTCTCAAACTCCTCTTTATGGCTGACATGGATGGTTCTTCTGTTGATTCTAAAG CTGTTTTGTTGCAGAGGAATCCACTGGAGATTCCAAGCTTGACTTCTCAGAAGATGAGGAAACCCTTATTATTAGAATGTTCAATTTGGTTGGAGAAAG GTGGTCTTTGA